The DNA window TTTGAGCCTTGTAGGTAACGATGAATGGCCTAATCAGTCATTTAAACGAGTTCATGGGGACTTTGACGTTGATAATTTCTTAAAAGAACAACATGCGAAAACTAACAGTTCTACAACTAAGGATACTCATTCTAAGGAATCATCGACTCATGCCCGCGCAACACTTAAAAAGTGGGCGAGTGAACACCACAAAGACACCAGCAAGATTGATAATTTGAAGGCTACGACTGACCTATCTGAGCCAGATGAAGGGTGGGCCTTTGTTGACGATAACGGAACTGAATATGCCATCGTTCGAAATGGAAAAGTTTACCCACGTCCGGTTATTGATGGTGATACGTCATCTAATTAATAATCTTAGCGA is part of the Limosilactobacillus reuteri genome and encodes:
- a CDS encoding lipocalin/fatty acid-binding family protein, encoding MGSYRDDADGAAITLNSDGTGTYVMANPTQADIHDQLTWKKEKNNYIINLNDSNYDTPIDARLNEDNLSLVGNDEWPNQSFKRVHGDFDVDNFLKEQHAKTNSSTTKDTHSKESSTHARATLKKWASEHHKDTSKIDNLKATTDLSEPDEGWAFVDDNGTEYAIVRNGKVYPRPVIDGDTSSN